Proteins encoded in a region of the Zunongwangia endophytica genome:
- a CDS encoding TetR family transcriptional regulator, protein MIQLSEKQLQILKIAEELFSKNGFDGTSVRTIAKMANINIAMISYYFGSKEKLLETLVSYRISNFQVAIGKTIENESTYVGKIDAIIALLIKRIHEGRKIHKLVHFELSREDQKIDFSNYLKKKDENIQLFTNLIKAGQADGSFNKHVDIELIVPTVLGTYFNLYYNKKIYSEAQGLFDEESFDHYVLNNLTQHIQKTIKALLTYEA, encoded by the coding sequence ATGATACAATTGAGCGAAAAACAATTACAAATACTCAAAATAGCCGAAGAACTTTTTTCTAAAAATGGTTTTGATGGCACTTCAGTAAGAACTATTGCTAAAATGGCTAATATCAATATTGCCATGATCTCTTACTACTTTGGGAGTAAAGAAAAACTTCTAGAGACGCTGGTTTCTTATAGAATCTCCAATTTTCAGGTCGCTATAGGTAAAACTATCGAAAACGAGTCCACTTATGTAGGCAAAATAGATGCGATTATCGCTCTTTTGATAAAGCGTATACACGAAGGAAGAAAAATTCACAAATTAGTACATTTTGAATTATCAAGAGAAGATCAAAAAATTGATTTTTCTAATTACCTAAAGAAGAAAGATGAAAACATTCAGCTTTTCACAAATCTTATAAAAGCTGGGCAAGCCGATGGTTCTTTCAACAAACATGTAGATATCGAACTTATCGTTCCTACAGTTTTGGGCACCTATTTTAATCTATACTACAATAAAAAAATCTATAGTGAAGCTCAAGGCCTTTTTGATGAAGAGAGCTTCGATCACTATGTTTTAA
- a CDS encoding energy transducer TonB: protein MKPKKNPKADLRKKTVLFLQLGLIAVLLLSYFMINLKTYEKEQATTEKWEPLELTTEEAVPITKVKEQLPPPKPKDPVEIEPIEDESPEPEDTIETTETSLDDIVDVEDIIETPDYEPVVVPFDFIEDVPIFPGCESLDDNEERKACMSEKISKFIMKRFDTGLGEDLGLNGINRVTIMFEINKNGEVDNVQARGPHKDLEKEGIRVINLLPKMEPGKQRGKPVSVRYTIPVNFKVQN from the coding sequence ATGAAACCAAAAAAAAATCCGAAGGCCGATCTTAGAAAAAAAACGGTACTTTTTTTACAACTTGGGTTAATCGCCGTCTTACTCCTTTCCTATTTTATGATTAATCTCAAAACGTACGAAAAGGAGCAGGCTACTACTGAAAAATGGGAACCCTTAGAACTCACTACTGAAGAAGCTGTACCCATTACAAAAGTTAAAGAACAATTACCGCCGCCAAAACCAAAGGATCCAGTAGAAATCGAACCAATAGAAGATGAATCACCTGAACCGGAGGATACCATCGAAACTACAGAGACAAGTCTTGATGATATAGTTGATGTCGAAGATATCATCGAAACACCAGATTATGAACCTGTTGTTGTTCCTTTCGATTTCATTGAAGATGTTCCTATTTTTCCTGGATGCGAAAGTTTGGATGATAACGAGGAACGCAAAGCGTGTATGAGTGAAAAGATTTCAAAATTTATAATGAAAAGATTTGATACTGGGCTTGGAGAAGATTTAGGCCTAAACGGTATAAATCGTGTAACCATAATGTTTGAGATTAATAAAAATGGAGAAGTTGATAATGTTCAGGCAAGAGGACCACACAAAGATCTGGAGAAAGAAGGGATAAGAGTAATTAATCTTTTACCCAAAATGGAACCAGGAAAGCAACGCGGTAAACCAGTATCTGTTCGTTATACAATTCCAGTGAATTTTAAAGTTCAAAATTAA
- a CDS encoding S41 family peptidase produces the protein MKKQFLIILFLGSIFSFTACSSDDIEEDIEVGETENPEPEVDDEVDDEESTDLQIKSFIYRGLNDVYLYKSDVAELDDDFLEGDEEEKEFLDNYSSPEGLFNSLLSNQDRFSYIVDDYQELEDQFDGISGATGIDFGLGRISGTNNLFGFIRYILPETSAEKAGLERGTVFTEVDGIALTEANYFELLSRETFTIDIAYVENGALRLTDETATLSDDPYTMNPVFITKVLEIENRKIGYLMYNSFIANFDEELNAAFAELKSEGVTDLVLDLRYNGGGSVNTATALASMITGQFEGQVFAKERWNEDYQNYYENFSPDRLVNEFDSKLNSGENINSLNLNEVYILTTGSTASASELIINGLSPHINVVQIGGQTTGKFQASITLYDSPSFGEENRSEEHTYAMQPLVLKMANADGYTDFVDGLTPNIVLEEELGNLGTLGDPEEPFLARAIDEILGRKSVQSKRFSTNSFNFTQIGESGMMKPNYQKMYIDKIPGMRE, from the coding sequence ATGAAAAAACAGTTTTTAATAATATTATTTCTAGGTAGTATATTTTCATTTACTGCATGTTCTAGCGATGATATCGAAGAGGATATTGAAGTAGGAGAAACTGAAAACCCAGAGCCTGAGGTTGATGATGAAGTGGACGATGAAGAAAGTACAGATCTGCAAATAAAAAGTTTCATCTATCGTGGTCTGAATGATGTTTATTTATATAAATCTGATGTTGCTGAATTGGATGATGATTTCCTAGAAGGCGATGAAGAAGAAAAAGAGTTTTTAGACAATTATAGTTCTCCTGAAGGACTTTTTAACTCATTGCTATCTAATCAGGATAGATTTAGTTATATAGTGGATGATTACCAGGAGCTGGAAGATCAATTCGACGGGATTAGTGGCGCTACAGGTATAGACTTTGGTTTAGGGCGAATAAGTGGAACAAACAATCTTTTTGGATTTATTAGATACATCTTACCCGAAACTTCTGCTGAAAAAGCTGGTCTTGAACGTGGAACTGTTTTTACGGAAGTTGATGGAATCGCACTTACTGAAGCAAATTACTTTGAATTGTTATCAAGAGAAACGTTTACTATCGATATAGCCTATGTAGAAAATGGAGCACTTCGATTGACAGATGAAACTGCAACTTTATCTGACGATCCCTATACAATGAATCCAGTTTTTATAACTAAAGTATTAGAAATTGAAAATAGAAAAATTGGTTATTTAATGTATAATAGTTTCATTGCCAACTTCGATGAAGAATTAAATGCGGCCTTTGCAGAGTTGAAGTCCGAAGGAGTAACAGACTTAGTATTAGATCTTCGTTACAATGGTGGTGGATCTGTAAATACAGCTACCGCTTTAGCAAGTATGATTACAGGCCAATTCGAAGGGCAAGTATTTGCAAAGGAAAGATGGAATGAAGACTATCAGAATTATTACGAAAATTTTTCACCAGATCGCTTAGTTAATGAATTTGACTCAAAATTAAATTCTGGAGAGAACATTAATAGTCTTAATCTAAATGAAGTTTATATTCTCACAACAGGATCTACGGCTTCCGCTAGCGAATTAATTATTAATGGCTTAAGTCCGCACATTAATGTAGTTCAAATTGGTGGACAAACAACTGGTAAATTTCAGGCTTCTATAACACTTTACGACAGTCCTAGCTTTGGTGAAGAAAACCGAAGCGAAGAGCATACCTACGCCATGCAACCTTTGGTTTTGAAAATGGCTAATGCTGATGGATATACCGATTTTGTTGACGGCCTTACTCCAAATATTGTTCTAGAAGAAGAGCTGGGCAATCTTGGAACTTTAGGTGATCCTGAAGAACCTTTTCTAGCCAGAGCAATTGATGAGATACTTGGGAGAAAAAGTGTACAATCTAAAAGATTTTCTACTAACAGTTTTAATTTTACACAAATTGGGGAAAGCGGTATGATGAAACCTAACTATCAAAAAATGTATATCGATAAGATTCCTGGAATGAGAGAATAA